The following coding sequences are from one Hyphomicrobiales bacterium window:
- a CDS encoding DUF1801 domain-containing protein: protein MAENKTQTLDASVADYLRAVEPDRRREEGLALYALFRDVTGWEPVLWGASPTSAMIGYGRYDYEYKSGHSGSFFATGFAPRKAKLSIYIMPGYQDYGFILDRLGKHALGKSCLYINKLADVDTDVLKELVRAGLDDLGKMYPVTGS from the coding sequence ATGGCAGAGAACAAGACGCAGACCTTGGACGCAAGTGTGGCCGACTATCTGCGCGCTGTTGAACCGGATCGTCGGCGCGAGGAAGGCCTCGCGCTGTACGCGCTGTTTCGTGATGTTACGGGGTGGGAACCAGTGCTTTGGGGGGCGAGTCCGACCTCTGCAATGATCGGCTATGGTCGCTATGACTACGAGTACAAAAGCGGGCACTCAGGCTCATTCTTTGCCACCGGATTTGCCCCACGCAAGGCCAAGCTCAGCATCTACATCATGCCTGGCTATCAAGATTATGGTTTCATCCTGGATCGGCTCGGCAAACATGCGCTTGGAAAGAGCTGCCTTTACATCAACAAGCTCGCAGACGTTGACACCGACGTTCTCAAGGAACTGGTCCGCGCCGGGCTTGATGATTTGGGCAAGATGTATCCGGTGACCGGCAGTTAG
- a CDS encoding DUF853 domain-containing protein has translation MYKDDAIYLGTAGSDSDAPAPQYLALKLANRHGLITGATGTGKTVTLQIMAEGFSRAGVPVFCADVKGDLSGIATAGTSKDFLEARAETIGFAENYEYDATPTIFWDLFGEKGHPIRTTISEMGPLLLSRLMDLNETQEGVLNIAFRIADEEGLMLLDLKDLRAMLLSLDDRKDEISAKYGNVSTASIGAIQRRLLVLEDQGGANFFGEPALKIADFMRTHTDGRGIVSVLAADKLMNNPRLYATFLLWLLSELFEELPEVGNPDKPRVVFFFDEAHLLFDEAPKALLERVEQVCRLIRSKGVGVYFVTQNPLDVPDEVLSQIGNRVQHALRAFTPRDQRAVKAAAETFRPNPELDAFEVITQLGVGEALVSTLEKKGVPSIVQRTLIRPPSSRLGPLEDDERAAHIKTSPILGQYDEPVDRESAYEILKKRGEDAAAAEARALQEEEERKAREKEEKERARRRDDYEDDEDYDDRRSGSRRTRSGFDIPEFGPRSRNYDYGERDSRRTERRTSSRSSSSRRRRSTRQTPTEAMMKSIMRSAGTQIGRAVVRGILGSLRR, from the coding sequence GCTCCGGCACCGCAATATCTGGCGCTGAAGCTTGCCAACCGGCACGGGCTGATCACTGGCGCAACCGGCACAGGCAAGACCGTGACCTTGCAGATTATGGCCGAAGGTTTTTCGCGCGCTGGCGTCCCGGTGTTCTGCGCCGATGTGAAGGGTGATCTTTCCGGCATCGCGACGGCCGGCACGTCGAAGGATTTCCTTGAGGCGCGGGCGGAGACAATCGGTTTTGCCGAGAACTATGAATACGACGCAACGCCAACGATCTTCTGGGACCTTTTTGGTGAGAAGGGGCACCCGATCCGTACCACGATTTCGGAGATGGGGCCGCTGCTACTGTCGCGCCTGATGGACCTTAACGAGACGCAAGAAGGCGTGCTCAACATCGCGTTTCGCATCGCTGATGAAGAAGGCTTGATGCTGCTGGACCTCAAGGATCTGCGCGCCATGTTGCTCAGCCTTGATGATCGCAAGGATGAGATATCGGCCAAATATGGCAACGTTTCCACCGCTTCCATCGGTGCCATCCAGCGGCGCTTGCTGGTGCTTGAAGATCAAGGTGGGGCGAACTTCTTCGGCGAACCGGCGCTGAAAATCGCGGACTTCATGCGCACCCACACCGATGGCCGTGGCATCGTCTCGGTGCTTGCCGCCGACAAGCTGATGAACAATCCACGGCTCTATGCGACGTTCCTGCTTTGGCTGCTCTCAGAACTATTCGAGGAACTGCCAGAGGTCGGCAACCCGGACAAGCCGCGCGTGGTGTTCTTCTTTGATGAAGCCCATTTGCTGTTTGATGAAGCGCCCAAAGCGCTGCTGGAACGCGTCGAGCAGGTGTGTCGCCTGATCCGCTCCAAGGGTGTCGGCGTCTATTTCGTGACGCAAAACCCACTGGACGTGCCCGATGAAGTGCTCAGCCAGATCGGCAACCGCGTGCAGCACGCTTTGCGCGCTTTCACGCCGCGTGATCAGCGCGCCGTCAAAGCCGCCGCCGAAACGTTCCGCCCCAACCCGGAACTCGACGCGTTTGAGGTCATCACCCAACTCGGCGTTGGTGAGGCTTTGGTGTCAACGTTGGAGAAAAAGGGTGTGCCGTCCATCGTGCAGCGCACGCTGATCCGTCCACCATCCTCGCGTCTCGGCCCGCTGGAAGATGATGAGCGCGCCGCGCACATCAAAACCTCGCCCATCCTCGGCCAGTATGATGAGCCGGTGGATCGGGAGTCTGCCTACGAAATTCTGAAAAAGCGCGGCGAGGATGCAGCCGCTGCCGAGGCGCGAGCCTTGCAAGAGGAAGAAGAGCGCAAAGCCCGCGAGAAGGAAGAGAAAGAACGCGCCCGCCGTCGCGACGATTATGAGGACGACGAGGATTACGATGATCGCCGGTCCGGCAGCCGCCGCACGCGTTCGGGCTTCGATATTCCCGAGTTTGGTCCCCGCAGCCGGAACTATGATTATGGTGAGCGCGACAGTCGCCGCACCGAGCGCCGCACAAGTTCGCGATCTAGCTCGTCCCGCCGGCGTCGATCAACGCGCCAAACGCCGACCGAAGCGATGATGAAATCCATCATGCGTTCGGCAGGCACGCAAATCGGTCGTGCCGTAGTGCGTGGCATTTTGGGTAGCTTGCGGCGTTAG